CGTAAATACCCTTTCCGTCTGATTTTACATTTTCGTAATGAAATTCCGGCTCCCCATGGCAGCCTTCCCGGAGAACTTTCTTCCGGAATGCACCAAAAGACATTGATTACCATAACTTTAATATTCATTCACATCACCCGCGCCAGGCGAGTCAAAAAAGCTGGCACGCTTCTTGCTGCATAAAAGATGTAACAGTTAACCATAATGAGTGACTCTACCAGAACACAAGCCATCAGCGCCATCGCCTCCCTGCCCGTGAGCGGAGTGAGCGAGAGCGCCCCTGTCAGCATTGATTATTACGGCGCCGACGTTTTCAGCACGGAGGTGATGAAGCAGTACCTGCCCAAGGATACGGCCAAGACCCTTCTGGCTACCATCCAGGACGGCCTGCCTCTGAACGCGGACATCGCCGCGGACGTGGCCCATGCCATGAAGCAGTGGGCTCTGGAACGGGGGGCCACCCATTACACCCACTGGTTCCAGCCCATGACGGGCTCCACGGCGGAAAAGCATGATTCCTTCCTGGACCCCCGGGGCATGGAGGCCATCATGAGCTTTTCAGGCAAGAACTTGATCGTGAGCGAGCCGGACGCGTCCAGCTTCCCTTCCGGTGGCCTGCGCTGCACGTTTGAGGCCCGCGGCTATACCGCCTGGGACCCCACCAGCCCCGCGTTCATCAAGCGCCACGGCAACGGAGCCACCCTGTGCATCCCCACCGCCTATTGTTCCTACACGGGAGACGCCCTGGACAAGAAGACCCCCCTGCTCCGTTCCCGGCAGGCGCTGAGCAACGCCGCCAGAAGGCTGATGAAGTGCTTCAACCTGCCGGATTCCCGCGTGACCATCACGCTGGGAGCGGAACAGGAGTATTTCCTGATTGACAAGAATTTTTACCTGAACCGCCCGGACCTGGTCCAGACGGGACGCACCCTGTTCGGCGCGCCGCCCGCCAAGCACCAGCAGCTGGAAGACCACTATTTCGGCTCCATCAAGCCCCGCATCCTGAATTTCATGAATGATGTGGAAACGGAACTCTGGCGGCTGGGCATTCCTGCCAAGACGCGCCACAATGAGGTGGCTCCGGCCCAGTTTGAGCTGGCCCCCCTGTTTGAGGACGTGAACCTGGCGATTGACCACAATATGCTGGTGATGGAAATCCTGCGCCAGCAGGCCAGCAGGCACGGCCTGGTATGCCTGCTCCATGAAAAGCCCTTTGTGGGCGTCAACGGCTCCGGCAAGCATAATAACTGGTCCATCTCCTACGGGGACAAGAACCTGCTGGACCCCGGCACGGACCCGCAGCAGAATGCCATTTTCCTGACGGTGCTGACCGCCATTATTGAAGCCGTGGACAAGCACAGCGACTTGCTCCGGACTTCCGTAGCCAGCGCCGGGAACGACCACCGCCTGGGCGCGAACGAGGCGCCACCCGCTATTGTTTCCATTTTCCTGGGCGACCAGCTCAATGAGGTGATTGAGAATATCATCAACGGGGAAGCCGGATGCGGCCGGCGGGATGACACGCTCAAGATCGGCGTGGATACGCTGCCCGTTCTGCCCAGGGACGCCACGGACCGCAACCGTACCAGCCCGTTCGCCTTCACCGGGAACAAGTTCGAGTTCCGCGCGCCCGGTTCCGCCCAGTCCTGCGCCGGGCCCATGATTACCCTGAACACCATCGTGGCGGAGGCCTTCGATTCCCTGGCGGAAGAACTTTCCTCCTTCGCACCGGAGACTTTCCTGGCCCAGCTCCAGGAAACGCTCAAGCGCCGGATATCCGAACACAGGAGGATCATTTTCAACGGAGACAATTATTCCGGGGAATGGGTGAAGGAGGCGGAACGCCGCGGCCTGCCCAACCTGAAGAATACGATGAGCGCCCTCCATACCCTGGTTAATGAAAAGAACGTGGCCCTGTTTGAGAAGTACGGCGTGTTTTCCAGAAGGGAGCTGGAATCCCGGTTTGAGATTTTCCTGGAGGAATACCACAGGCGCATCCGCATTGAAGGGCGCCTGTCCTGGGAAATGGCCGCCACCATTATCCTCCCGGCCTTGCGCAATGAATACAAGCAAACCGTTTCCGCGCTTTCCAGGGCGCTGGACGCCAAGCAGACCACTGGCACCGCCTCCCTGCGGAAGCTGGCGGACAAGCTGGGCGACGCCCTGGATTCCATCGTGTCCGACCTGGATACGCTGGAAACGGCGCTCACGAGCTGCCATGAGGACATCCTTGCCGGGATGTCCCGATTGAGAACCAGCGTCGACGCAGCAGAAGCCCTGGTGAACGACCGGTCCTGGCCTCTCCCCAAGTACCGGGAAATGCTGTTCATCTATTAGGGTGCGGACGCCGCTCCGGAGCC
This DNA window, taken from Akkermansia muciniphila, encodes the following:
- a CDS encoding glutamine synthetase III; the protein is MSDSTRTQAISAIASLPVSGVSESAPVSIDYYGADVFSTEVMKQYLPKDTAKTLLATIQDGLPLNADIAADVAHAMKQWALERGATHYTHWFQPMTGSTAEKHDSFLDPRGMEAIMSFSGKNLIVSEPDASSFPSGGLRCTFEARGYTAWDPTSPAFIKRHGNGATLCIPTAYCSYTGDALDKKTPLLRSRQALSNAARRLMKCFNLPDSRVTITLGAEQEYFLIDKNFYLNRPDLVQTGRTLFGAPPAKHQQLEDHYFGSIKPRILNFMNDVETELWRLGIPAKTRHNEVAPAQFELAPLFEDVNLAIDHNMLVMEILRQQASRHGLVCLLHEKPFVGVNGSGKHNNWSISYGDKNLLDPGTDPQQNAIFLTVLTAIIEAVDKHSDLLRTSVASAGNDHRLGANEAPPAIVSIFLGDQLNEVIENIINGEAGCGRRDDTLKIGVDTLPVLPRDATDRNRTSPFAFTGNKFEFRAPGSAQSCAGPMITLNTIVAEAFDSLAEELSSFAPETFLAQLQETLKRRISEHRRIIFNGDNYSGEWVKEAERRGLPNLKNTMSALHTLVNEKNVALFEKYGVFSRRELESRFEIFLEEYHRRIRIEGRLSWEMAATIILPALRNEYKQTVSALSRALDAKQTTGTASLRKLADKLGDALDSIVSDLDTLETALTSCHEDILAGMSRLRTSVDAAEALVNDRSWPLPKYREMLFIY